One window of Candidatus Tectomicrobia bacterium genomic DNA carries:
- a CDS encoding AAA family ATPase yields MPDAARKTEDVVRGLSDPAAYDPRPASVRVRRTHGSFVFLTGQWAFKMKRPVKYPFFDFSTLEKRREALARELRLNRRLAPDVYLDVLPVLEEGGRLRVGRAGEEAGAAEFLLRMAELPPEGFLPARLERGEPGEPLLERAAEAVAGFHLRAERGGEIARHGAPEAVKNLLLGNLGECASLPPSQRPGEKVTADCRASLERLLGELDEVLGRRAGEGFVRDVHGDLRMEHVVFKDGKVVVFDCLDFRDDFRCMDVIHEAAALVMELRLAGRRAEARAFLRAYLDRTGDDAGLPLLPLYFLHRALVRAKVEGLLAASEDAPPAEREGAGERSRALFRLAGEAAARERRPRLVLVGGLMATGKSALARGLARASGMAAHHSDPVRKELAGLAPTAPAREAWGRGLYAEGMSGRVYAELLARARRDLEGGRGAVVDASFARRAGRASFARLAEEAGARLHWIACECPWEERRGRLARREARGGSASDGRIEIMAAQEAAFEPWEEERVFVDTSGPPEASLRAALRATYFP; encoded by the coding sequence ATGCCGGACGCGGCGCGCAAGACGGAGGACGTGGTCCGGGGGCTGAGCGACCCGGCGGCCTACGATCCCAGGCCCGCCTCGGTCCGGGTCCGCCGGACGCACGGGAGCTTCGTCTTCCTCACGGGCCAATGGGCCTTCAAGATGAAGCGGCCCGTGAAGTACCCCTTCTTCGACTTCTCCACCCTCGAAAAAAGGCGGGAGGCCCTGGCGCGGGAGCTGAGGCTCAACCGCCGCCTGGCCCCCGACGTGTACCTCGACGTCCTCCCCGTCCTGGAGGAGGGGGGCCGCCTGCGGGTGGGCCGGGCCGGGGAGGAGGCGGGGGCGGCCGAGTTCCTCCTCCGGATGGCCGAGCTTCCGCCGGAGGGCTTCCTGCCCGCCCGCCTCGAGCGCGGGGAGCCGGGTGAGCCCCTCCTGGAGCGCGCGGCGGAGGCGGTGGCCGGCTTCCACCTCCGGGCCGAGCGGGGAGGGGAGATCGCCCGCCACGGTGCCCCGGAGGCGGTGAAAAATCTCCTCCTCGGGAACCTCGGCGAGTGCGCCTCGCTCCCCCCCTCCCAGCGGCCGGGGGAGAAGGTCACCGCGGACTGCCGGGCCTCCCTGGAGCGGCTCCTGGGCGAGCTCGACGAGGTCCTCGGGCGCCGCGCCGGGGAGGGCTTCGTGCGGGACGTGCACGGGGACCTCCGGATGGAGCACGTGGTCTTCAAGGACGGGAAGGTGGTCGTCTTCGACTGCCTGGACTTCCGGGACGACTTCCGGTGCATGGACGTCATCCACGAGGCGGCGGCCCTGGTGATGGAGCTCCGCCTGGCGGGGCGGCGGGCCGAGGCCCGGGCCTTCCTGCGCGCCTACCTGGACCGGACCGGAGACGACGCCGGGCTGCCGCTGCTCCCCCTCTACTTCCTCCACCGGGCCCTCGTCCGGGCGAAGGTGGAGGGGCTCCTGGCGGCCTCCGAGGATGCCCCGCCCGCCGAGCGGGAGGGGGCGGGGGAGCGCTCCCGGGCGCTCTTCCGGCTGGCCGGGGAGGCGGCCGCGCGGGAGCGCCGCCCGCGCCTCGTCCTGGTGGGGGGGCTCATGGCGACGGGCAAGTCCGCCCTCGCCCGGGGTCTGGCCCGGGCGTCGGGGATGGCGGCCCATCACTCCGACCCGGTGCGCAAGGAGCTGGCGGGGCTGGCCCCCACGGCGCCGGCCCGGGAGGCCTGGGGCCGGGGCCTCTACGCCGAGGGGATGAGCGGCCGGGTGTACGCCGAGCTCCTCGCCCGGGCACGGCGCGATCTGGAGGGAGGCCGGGGGGCCGTCGTGGACGCGAGCTTCGCGCGGCGGGCCGGCCGGGCCTCCTTCGCCCGCCTGGCGGAGGAGGCGGGGGCCCGCCTCCACTGGATCGCCTGCGAATGCCCATGGGAGGAGCGCCGGGGCCGCCTCGCCCGGCGGGAGGCCAGGGGCGGGAGCGCCTCGGACGGGCGGATCGAGATCATGGCGGCCCAGGAGGCGGCGTTCGAGCCCTGGGAGGAGGAAAGGGTCTTCGTGGACACCTCGGGGCCGCCCGAGGCCTCGCTCCGGGCCGCCCTGCGGGCAACCTATTTCCCCTAG
- the lhgO gene encoding L-2-hydroxyglutarate oxidase: MAPSRWDAVIVGGGILGLSSAMALSKRNPDLRLLVLEKEAEPGRHQSGRNSGVIHAGLYYRPGSLKARMCVEGARAMVEFAIEHGIPHELCGKLVVATSEAELPRLEELHRRGTANGAQGLELVGPERLREIEPHAAGIRALWSPGTGIIDYPAVVRAYARIVKSRGNEIRTGAEVRGIRRLGGETVVETTDGEFACGFLVNCAGLHADRVARLAGGQVGLQIVPFRGEYYEIVPERRSLVRGLIYPVPDPAFPFLGVHFTRRVGGAVEAGPNAVLAFMREGYTKMKIDPRDLFETLSYPGFRRLARKWWRVGAREMARSFSKAVFTRDLQKLVPEIEERDLAPGGAGVRAQAVDREGNLLDDFAIVRTEGAIHVCNAPSPGATASLLIGRAIAEMAGEACPALAPR, encoded by the coding sequence ATGGCGCCGAGCCGCTGGGACGCCGTGATCGTCGGGGGAGGCATCCTGGGCCTCTCGAGCGCCATGGCGCTCTCCAAGCGCAACCCCGATCTGCGGCTCCTCGTCCTGGAGAAGGAGGCGGAGCCCGGCCGGCACCAGTCCGGCCGCAACAGCGGGGTCATCCACGCCGGGCTCTACTACCGCCCCGGCTCCCTCAAGGCGCGGATGTGCGTCGAGGGCGCCCGGGCGATGGTGGAGTTCGCCATCGAGCACGGAATCCCCCACGAGCTCTGCGGCAAGCTGGTCGTCGCCACCTCGGAGGCCGAGCTGCCCCGCCTGGAGGAGCTCCACCGCCGGGGGACGGCGAACGGGGCCCAGGGCCTGGAGCTGGTGGGTCCCGAGCGGCTTCGGGAGATCGAGCCTCACGCGGCGGGCATTCGCGCACTCTGGTCGCCGGGGACGGGGATCATCGACTACCCGGCCGTGGTGCGGGCCTACGCCCGCATCGTGAAGAGCCGGGGGAACGAGATCCGCACCGGGGCCGAGGTGAGGGGCATCCGCCGCCTGGGGGGGGAGACGGTGGTCGAGACCACCGACGGGGAGTTCGCGTGCGGCTTCCTCGTGAACTGCGCCGGGCTCCACGCCGACCGGGTGGCGAGGCTGGCGGGCGGGCAGGTGGGACTCCAGATCGTGCCCTTCCGGGGGGAGTACTACGAGATCGTCCCGGAGCGCCGCTCCCTGGTGCGGGGTCTCATCTACCCGGTGCCGGACCCGGCCTTCCCCTTCCTGGGGGTGCACTTCACCCGCCGGGTGGGCGGGGCGGTCGAGGCCGGGCCCAACGCCGTGCTCGCCTTCATGCGCGAGGGCTACACCAAGATGAAGATCGATCCGAGGGACCTCTTCGAGACCCTCTCCTACCCCGGCTTCCGGAGGCTGGCGCGCAAGTGGTGGCGGGTGGGGGCGCGGGAGATGGCCCGCTCGTTCAGCAAGGCTGTCTTCACTCGGGACCTTCAGAAGCTCGTGCCGGAGATCGAGGAGCGCGACTTGGCGCCCGGCGGGGCCGGGGTGCGCGCCCAGGCGGTGGACCGGGAGGGGAACCTCCTCGACGACTTCGCCATCGTCCGCACCGAGGGGGCCATCCACGTCTGCAACGCCCCCTCGCCGGGGGCGACGGCCTCCCTCCTCATCGGGCGCGCCATCGCCGAGATGGCCGGGGAGGCCTGCCCGGCGCTGGCGCCGCGCTGA
- a CDS encoding threonine/serine dehydratase: protein MAELITLQEIEDARARISPLVRWTPLTPFALRPEEAGRETLFLKQENQQITGAYKPRGAFHIVRSLAPEERARGVVMCSSGNFGQAFALAGREHGVKVAVVMMKKASPFKVEAVRRVGGEVVFSENDPMARKPMMRRVAEERGMIAIDASEDRRTPIGHASAGMEILDDMPGVDTIVCPCSSGGLIAGVASAAKLRNPKIRVVGAQPVGAAAIYHSLQAGKLLTMDHWDSMADGLSATRPSEFPFAHIQARVDEVVLVTEEEIAEAFRQLLFRGKVLAEGAGAVPVAACLAGQVKAKGKIVAVVSGGNLTPELVRTLVAGGVPAAAAVGG, encoded by the coding sequence ATGGCCGAGCTCATCACCCTGCAGGAAATTGAGGACGCCCGGGCGCGGATATCCCCCCTGGTGCGCTGGACCCCCCTCACGCCCTTCGCCCTGCGGCCGGAGGAGGCGGGGCGGGAGACCCTCTTCCTCAAGCAGGAGAACCAGCAGATCACCGGGGCCTACAAGCCGAGGGGGGCCTTCCACATCGTGCGCTCCCTCGCGCCCGAGGAGCGCGCGCGGGGGGTGGTCATGTGCTCCTCGGGCAACTTCGGCCAGGCCTTCGCCCTGGCGGGCCGGGAGCACGGGGTGAAGGTCGCGGTGGTGATGATGAAGAAGGCGAGCCCCTTCAAGGTGGAGGCCGTGCGGCGCGTGGGGGGGGAGGTCGTCTTCTCCGAGAACGACCCCATGGCCCGCAAGCCCATGATGCGGCGGGTGGCCGAGGAGCGCGGCATGATCGCCATCGACGCATCGGAGGACCGCCGCACCCCCATCGGGCACGCGAGCGCCGGGATGGAGATCCTCGACGACATGCCCGGCGTGGACACCATCGTGTGCCCTTGCAGCTCGGGCGGGCTCATCGCGGGGGTGGCCAGCGCCGCCAAGCTCCGGAACCCGAAGATTCGGGTGGTGGGGGCGCAGCCCGTCGGGGCGGCGGCCATCTACCACTCCCTCCAGGCCGGGAAGCTCCTCACCATGGATCACTGGGACAGCATGGCCGACGGCCTCTCGGCCACCCGGCCGAGCGAGTTCCCCTTCGCCCACATCCAGGCCCGGGTGGACGAGGTGGTGCTCGTCACGGAGGAGGAGATCGCCGAGGCCTTCCGCCAGCTCCTCTTCCGGGGGAAGGTGCTGGCCGAGGGGGCGGGGGCCGTCCCGGTGGCGGCGTGCCTGGCGGGGCAGGTGAAGGCGAAGGGCAAGATTGTGGCCGTGGTCAGCGGGGGGAATCTTACCCCGGAGCTGGTCCGGACGCTCGTCGCGGGCGGGGTGCCCGCCGCCGCGGCGGTGGGGGGCTGA
- a CDS encoding DMT family transporter, with protein MRVLAKHPAGAAWPVAALLLASLVWGSTFALVKAALGEAEALGFLGWRFAAAVLAMALAAPFALARVIRRARCGEWGMGAAAGFFLYGGFFFQTEGLRFTSAANSAFITGLCVILVPLLMWAWGPRPGRSDLAGAGVAVAGLFLLSGADLSATGRGDALTLACAVLFAGHILCLGAFGRRMATFHLFAIQLLAAGALAGAAAILWGGPVRWSGAVILALGVTGALATTLAFFLQTWAQARLEPARGALWLLSEPVFALAFGLALLGEWPSGVSLLGAGAILAGLFLSAAGGRWPSRRGGRGAPAGPTPEAALGLSEETRAQA; from the coding sequence TCCCGCCGGGGCGGCGTGGCCCGTCGCGGCGCTGCTCCTGGCGTCGCTGGTCTGGGGCTCGACCTTCGCCCTGGTGAAGGCCGCCCTCGGGGAGGCCGAGGCGCTCGGCTTCCTCGGCTGGCGCTTCGCGGCGGCGGTCCTGGCGATGGCCCTTGCCGCCCCCTTCGCCCTGGCGCGCGTCATCCGGCGCGCCCGCTGCGGGGAGTGGGGCATGGGGGCCGCGGCCGGGTTCTTCCTCTACGGGGGCTTCTTCTTTCAGACGGAGGGGCTCCGCTTCACGAGCGCCGCCAACTCCGCCTTCATCACCGGCCTGTGCGTGATCCTGGTGCCCCTCCTCATGTGGGCCTGGGGGCCCCGGCCCGGTCGGAGCGACCTCGCCGGGGCGGGGGTGGCGGTGGCCGGGCTCTTCCTGCTCTCGGGGGCGGACCTCTCCGCCACGGGCCGGGGCGACGCCTTGACCCTCGCCTGCGCCGTGCTGTTCGCCGGGCACATCCTCTGCCTGGGCGCCTTCGGGAGGCGGATGGCCACCTTCCACCTCTTCGCCATCCAGCTCCTGGCGGCGGGCGCCCTGGCGGGGGCCGCGGCCATCCTGTGGGGCGGTCCGGTGCGCTGGAGCGGCGCCGTGATCCTGGCCCTGGGGGTGACGGGGGCGCTCGCGACCACCCTGGCCTTTTTCCTGCAGACCTGGGCCCAGGCCCGCCTGGAGCCCGCCCGGGGAGCGCTCTGGCTGCTCTCGGAACCCGTCTTCGCCCTGGCCTTCGGCCTGGCGCTCCTGGGGGAGTGGCCTTCGGGCGTCTCCCTGCTGGGGGCGGGGGCCATCCTGGCCGGGCTCTTCCTCTCGGCGGCGGGCGGGCGCTGGCCCTCCCGGCGCGGGGGCCGGGGGGCGCCGGCCGGACCCACGCCCGAGGCCGCCCTGGGGCTTTCGGAGGAAACGCGTGCTCAAGCCTGA